Sequence from the Prunus persica cultivar Lovell chromosome G5, Prunus_persica_NCBIv2, whole genome shotgun sequence genome:
TTCATATTTCTTTCTCATCGAGTCCCATATTTGCTTTGAAGAATCCTTCTGAAGTATGGTCTCCAAGATGTCTCTATCGATTGCCTGGAACAAGTAATTCTTCACTTTCAAatccttcaatttcaactCATCGAGCTTCTTTTGCTGTGCCTCAGTCACAGCTGCTCCAGCTTCTGTTTCTGCATAACCAGTCTCCACCAGGTTCCAATATTCCTTAGACCTCAAAAAATTTTCCATGAGCATGCTCCAATGGTCATAATGACCATCGAAGCGGGGAATTGCTGGCTGCACGAAATTCACTTCACTCgtcatatctctctctctgtgtttgcAAGTCACTCAAAAGTCTGcggctttctttttttctcaggCCCAGTGGAGGCTCTAATATCAGATTGTTGTGACACAAAGAACTTAAACAAAGCAACACACTTAATCTGGGAGAGACTTCTTATTGACTTCAGCAAACACTGGCTATTATATAGCCTTACAACTTcctaaataaaaacaaagattacAGTCCACGTTTACTCTAACAGAAACATGGTTATCAACAAAGGGAAATAGTCAAAACAAACAACCTACTCCCTAGTTAACAGGGATTATTCAAAACAACCCAACAGAAACACCTATAAACTCGACATATTCTTCATTCGGAGGACAATATttgtatttgattttaaaaaaaatttctattatGTTTGGttgtaacttttttatttcgacataaaaaagaagaaaaattgggaattgaatttttttttttatagagttCCACTACACTGGAAATTCGCTTATTTTAAAGCGATATGTGTGATAATTATCTTATGTATTTGATTTGTGATATAATTCCTTTTCCTTGGTGCCCAAGTAGGCAGTGAATCTGTTCTGTAACAAAAACAAGCGTATTCATTTCCTTGGAAGCCTAAAGATCAATCAGTCAAGCCTCTCCacactgagagagagagaaatagagagagagaccaatTTGAACTAAGAGGGTTCAATTTCACGAGGAATTACAGATGAAGAAAGCAGTAACGCTTCAAATGTGTTTCAATTTCACGAGGGTTCTGAAAGTAATGTATCCTCCTGCTGCTACTCCTAAAATTCCAACTTCAACAACCCTTGTTGCCCGTCATCCTCAACTGCTCACAAGAAGGTTAATGTCTTCCAACTCTAACCTTGACATGGCCGAGGCCGACAAGATCTCCACCTCCCCTATTTCGTTCTCCTCGTGGTATTCCTTCGGTGATCCCTGCCTTGATCTGTTTTTTCATGTGAAAAGTCGAGATCAAGATCACATCGGTAACGACGACGAAGATGACGACATCAAGCAGGAGAGGCAGAAACAGACCTCCCATTATAACCATCATAGACTTAACTATCTGAAGCAACTGCTGCCGGTGGCCTGGTCCCACAATCCCCTGACCACCCTCAAGCTTATCTTCAATCTCCATTCTGGGATTTCTAGTAAGGGAAGAGATTATCCGGAAGCCTTTCACACAGCCGTGTTTTGGCTCCACCAGAACCACCCCAAGACGCTATTATGCAACCTCCCCGCCTTCGCCGGTTGGAAATGGGGTTTCAATGACCTTCTCGACATTCTCTACGGCCTTCTAGAACAAGGCCAAGACCCTACTGCAGGGGAGAGGCTCCACCGCGACCCTGACTATAAGTTGTTACACGACCAGATTATGGATCTCTTGGCGGAGCGGTGGAAGTCTGATGTTGAAAAATTTAAGCAGCACAAGCTGGAACTAAAGTCATTCCAAGACTGGGACCAACTTGATGAGGCTGATCATCTTTTGGTATCTGGGACTGCAGTGGTTTGCAGCCTCCCCGACCATCACACCAGCTCCATTTTGCTTCGCGAAAGCATTGCGAGGAGGCTTTTCCCACCAGAATCGGATCAATCCGAAGAGTGGGAACGGCTAACCGACGCTTTGGAGCCCTTTTTAAATTACTACATGCATCGGGCCTCACTTTGGAACCACACACTAGAGCGCTCTGAGGTTAAAAAGTGTTTGGAGGAGGTGAAAGCAGCAGCTGCAGCAGGAGGCAATTTAGGAGGCGGCATAATAAAGCCGGATGCTTTGCTTCCAAATGAGATCATAAAATATGCAGAAGATGAGGATTTCGGGGAAGCGGCTAACCTTCAGTGGAAGGCAATGGTGGAGGACATGTACCTAAAGCAGCAGCAAAAGAAGGGGGAAGAAGGTTTGGGCAAATTTACAAACTGTTTGGCAGTGTGTAACATCACCGAGGACACGGCCAAATTACAAAGAGAACTGGGGGTGAGTTTGGGACTTTTGGTTTCGGAACTGAATGAAGATCCGGCATGGAAAGGAAAGGTGATCAGTTTCGGTGATTTGCCCGACGGTCAGCCTCAGCCTCAGCCTCTGCTGCATTCCATACAAGGCGATGATTTAAAGTCCAAGTGCGAGTTTATGATGAGGACATGTCGCATGAAGTCCAACGAGAGTGTCGATTATCGGAAGGTGTGTGATCTGATTCTGGAAGTGGTTGAGAATGAGAACTTGAAGGCAGAGCAGATGATCAAGAAAGTGTTTGTGCTCACCGACTTCACAGGATTCTTTAGCTGCACCTCGAAGACTCTGCATGAAGCAAACCAGAGCAAGCTTGAGGAGCTCGAGGCTTCCGGATATGATGCGAGGCCATTGCCACACATTTTGCTTTGGAATATTAGTGACTGGAAGTATCCTCATTCAGAAGAACATCATCCAGGGGTGACGCTGATGAGTGGCGTCAACGACAATTTGATCAAGTCCTTCATGGACAATGGTGGGGAAATTGGCCCGCGACAGGTCATGGAAGCAGCCATCGCTGACAAAGAGTTTCAAACTTTCTCTGTCGTCGACTGAACTTTAATTTTAGAGTTGAGTATAGCTAGATAGCAACATTTCTGCTCTGAAAGTGGAGAAACTATTGGTTTGGTATGTATTAATTGAAACTGATTTCATTTTAATCATCTGCTTATACTATGTTCATATGAAACTGATTACACACAAACTAAATTTTCAGCTTAAGAAGAACCTAAGCCTCAACTACCCCGATCACTAAATCATACAGCATTTTCCCATCAAAACCAGCTGTTCATTCACATAGATTGAACGTAATTCCATGAAATCATCCATTTTCCCGGACATAGAGATGAGGGTGATCAGAAGTTTAAACCGAAGCAATGTTTGTGTCCGGTAAAGTTTAGTCTCCCTATTCGTCGTTTGAAAATGCCATGCTAAATGTGATGAagaaactttagttttgtgATCATTCCTCCAACAATAACAtaagcaataaaaaaattactaataAACTTTAACCAAACAGCTAATTAAGCACAAATATATAGTAATAATAGTATAGGTTTCCGCACTTAACAAGTCCCTGGTGAATCTAATCCTTGATTTTAAATCCTCTTCACATCTTCCCACCTCAAGTTCATCTTCGAGTCCTCATATGCAACTGCGAAAAATTTATTCGTCTAATCACGCACTTCAAAAAAATAGACATAGTCTCACAATCTATATGGTTTCCGAACACTCTTTTATGTGACATGTTATTGGTGcttttttaattaactaaaaaCTTTTTAAAACACTTTCTACAACTAGATCTTGTTCTAGTGGTATTTCTCTTCACAATATTGGAAGAGATTGCAAGTTCGAATCCCCCATTCCGGTTaatataaagataaataaaagaagacaTATGAAGGGGTTTAAATCCCAAAATTAGCCAGCtgatatttctttaaaattaaagATGTGAGTTTTCTTAAGGCTGATTGACATAGACATCCACACCACATGTTGGGCAAAAAGAATTAATTTCAGAGCAATCTTTCTTTAATAAAAGTGGTCTCTCATTATAGGCAGTATATCCCTTTATATTTGAGTCATGCAATGCAAGGCATGAAGGGTCACTTTCTAGGCCACACCAGAAGAACCCAACAGGACTGAATAGAACATGATCAACAAAAATCAACATTTGAGGCGCTTTTTTTTAGTGTCACGTGTGATTagagtttcaatttttattattatttttttttgttaaccTTAAAACtttataagaaattaatacaaatacaaaaatatattgaaatttttttttttttttccaaactcCTTGCAACATTATCCAAGACTATGACgtatgaaaacaaaatttttacCTTGGGAAATTTGAAGtaataaacaaatgaaacatACGATcaattattaagaaaagatagaaTGATGTGTCTAGCAGTAAAACAATTCACAAAGCAATTCATGACACAAAACTAAAGGAACTCATATCATGCATTTATGGATGTGTATTTTCAGATGATAAAAAAAGCTTTCAACCTACTCCGTGGATATACCTTTCCACAAtgcttattttatttgagCCTCTGAAATTACCAATTCTAAACAGATTGGCACGAACCTTAACATATGCAAAGTAGTTCCTTATTTCCGGTACATCACCAAGATAATAGGAATGAGGACGACTCCATCCACCGCATGGAATTTGCACAAACTGCAACAAAATATGGGTCCCTCCTTGggcatcaaaataaataacacaAACAGCTTACAAATCATTTCAGTAAGCAGTCTGAGGTACAGCAAAAGACTCTACTTTGGTCTCGGTAATTAAGTtccaaataataaaatccactGATGCAAAACCAGCAGCACAATGGCTGCTTGACAACTCATTGACAGAGCTATTATCAGTGGAGACGGATTGAATAAGACTCAACTCCTTCACTTGCTTCATCGCTATAAACTCTAATGTCTATTGCTTTATCCCTGACGACTGGTCATTTTGAAGTAGGGTCTCTGTAGTTGAAGAACTAAGGGGAGGCATTGGTGACAGGTACTCGGCGAGGCATTGGTGTCAGGTTACTTTGATGCAGAGTAATGTCCTGGGGAAAAAAATCGAGAATTGGAGCAGGGGTGGATTCTCGATTCTCCTCCTGGACTGTTGAATAATATAAGTCATGTTCCCGAAACACAACATCTATGGAGGTAAAGACCTTCTGACTAGGTGGATGATAACACCGGTATCGTTTTTGATGAGGTGCATAGCCAATAAAAACACACTTTTTTGCTCGGGGATCCAATTTGCTTCGTTGGTGAtcatgtaagtggacaaataCAACACAGCTGAAAATTCGGGGTTCCAGGTTTGGGGTGGGAGGTGTTTGGATATGGTGGTGAAGTGTTTGAAGTGGTGTTTGGGAATTTAGGATACTAGAGGGAATCCGATTGATAAGGtatcactacaagaaaaataccGTATAACAACATGAATATAACAACGTGCGTTTAATGGGTGTTGTAAAATATACTTTTAACAACATGCTTTTAAATGCGCGttgcctaaattttttttttgacaacaTGCAAAAACTGTGTGTTGTTAAACGGCTATTTTACAACACACACAAGCGCGTTGCAAGTTTCACTGAAATCTACAACGTGGCTAGTACGTTgggaaattattatttttttttttggtaagagAAAACATATATGAAGTGACAACAAAGTTTATGAGGGAAATTTTTTCGCGAACTCCCTCCATTTTTTTTGGACTGAGCAAACTCCCCATGAGtatacttggtttttttttttttttttttctcttttatgaaAACCAAGTTCAAATTGAGAAACTCATTCAGCCTTAAGCCCTCTCGCTGTCTCCTCCTCTTCCACCCCTCTCCCCTTCTCTCACCTCCCCCCTTTATCGCTACTTTGGTTTTCAGCCTATCCCTCTCAAACACCCTTTTCTCTCCCTTATTTTATTGCTATTTCATATGTTCTGGGAAGCCCAAGCAAATGAAGCATATGTAAGGCCCCGTCCTTCTTTTCTATGGCTAacgaaaattataattaactttaaatttaaaatttttggttattctcttttgattttcaatttcctaGGTTATTTTTGGGGTccaattttggttttgattgttatgaaggatttagggtttggattGGGTTTCCAAAAGCTATTCTTAGCTATTCTTTGAATTGCTCTGTGTAATATTTGTCAATTCATAGGATTTCAGTTTAGGATTTGGGCATTCACAGTTCCTTCCATTCGATTTAAGGCTgaaagtgttttttttcccttccttaTGCATCTCTGATTCTATTAGGTGGGCGGAAGACACCACTCTAGCAAGTCGCTCTACTCGTGAAGGAATCTGCTTCAAATTCTGTTACATATATGgtattccttttcttctttaagtctattttcttcattttctttaaagtaTTGGCATGTGCTGCTGTTTCTTTTCAACCTAAATCCAATCTTTCTATGAATTTCTCTACAATCTCTTTctaatttgttctttttattgttaCAGTTTCCTTTTTTGGGGCTTTCTCTTGTAGGGACTTGTCCATTCTCGAGTGATTATTTCTTGCTCCATTCTGAATGTTAGCTTGTTGCTCATTCTTTGCTCTGTTATTTGGATGTTAGTTTGAATCTCTCTATTTTTAGTTGGTACTTCACATTCTTATTTGAATCTCATTGGAAACTCTAATGGAACCACTAGTTTTAAATCTCCCTATGTGTTCATTTGGTTATGaactttcattttgtttttagttttggattcattctttattttgtttggaatttggaaCACTGATTTCTAATTATGAAACATCTCTCTATTAAAATAACTTCATTAAATACATGTAATCTGATTTGGGGCTGGGGCATAAGGTCTTGTTTGTAGGTGCTGTTTTGAAGGAGatgaaaagagaagaggaaattgAGCTTTAGTTTCCAATCTTTGTTAATAATTTGTGCAGGCTTATAGTTTCCATTTCTATGTAGATGGATTTATAGGCAAGGTGAGGATTCTAAATTAGGttccattcttttttcttttttcctacaattttgtttcttgaagaTTTGTTGGCTTTGTGCAAATGGAGAACACGTTTAATTTTGAAACCCCACACATCAATTGATTAAGCTAGTCTCTCTCCCACTTTGACACATGCAAACAagcacattttgtttttgttgagtttctttgttctagggaaatttttttgttcgtGAAAATTACAATGGATGACTGCTAAAATGagttttctaacaaaaatgcagGGGATTTTGATAAATGGCCAAGGCCACATATCAAATGCAAGTTTGATTCTTGTTAGCTTGTGTCTGCTATTACTAGGAGGTTTTTGCATAGGTTGCATGTGGTTTGGTGTGTTAGAGattgatttttgttgttatATTCATGACTACGGGTTGGAGGCCAGTGTCAATTTGTTTCAGGCTTCAATAGGAGTGCTGgtcagtttttttctttttctgttattttttaggatgatgctgtttgaattttattagttttaaAGTGAATTTTTGAAGAATATTGTCATACTGAATTGTGTTTGGGTAGGTGGGTTCCATTAGCAGCTTCATCCCGAATTGTAAGCattattcatattttctattcaatttgaaacttatatatgcaatttttttttctttctcaatgcACATAGTTTATGATTAGAAGATCATTCTCCCTGTTTTTTCTTGTCCAAACCTTTTCAGAAGATATTTAAGATGGTGAAAAAAGCTCGGAAGCATGGTAAGGGGGAGCTTGGTGGATTATGTGGAGTTTGTTGATATTGTAAAAGTCAAAGAACTACAAAGGAGAAGCTTGAGTGTAACTTAGTTGGTGATGATGAAGttatacatatgtatagaTATGTTAGAACTTGACTTGTAGGATAATCATGTGTATAAATTTGGTTTAGGTTTATTCGTGTAATTAGGCATGCAGTTAGCAGCCCTAGAatactttcattttttatagattttattttgttttattgtaCCTCTCATATTGTATGCTTttgaataatattaataagcAATTGATACGGTTTTTTGTAGATGgaatggcaaaaaaaaaacaaaaacaaaacaaaacggattatgtgtataagatttgagggtatgtgtttagggattttgataagaggatttggggactttagatttgagggatttggatttggggaaaaatatgaggaatttgatttagggttttggatttgaatatgagaaatttgagataaggGTTTAGAGACAACCTAGGAtcgattgctctgataccatgttaaaatacgaatatggtttgaatgtattaggttgagttttattcttctctataagaaggtatatataggagtttacatgagggttttacaaggaattagatatagtaaagaattataaaagtatctcctaattgtacaatgatttatcacttatataaaattaGGAAAGCAAattccttaattaatcaaggaagtaaatctccttgattaattaggagactcacgtcaacaaaTTTGACAtgtaaaattcaaataatttctcaacgtcaagtttgttttgatgctaacaataatattatgtTGAAAATCATTACTCTCCTTGACAACAACTCTTCCTCCAATTATTactttcaaattttccaaggccaaaattttattatcaCACATCGTAGTCGAAGATAATGTCGCAAGGAGTTTTTGTAGAAATTTTCGGTgcctttttttcattttttattcattgtttgtgaattttttaagtTATAGATACAAAAATGAACACACATGGCGCCACGCGATACTAACACCTGTTGGAAACTCTGACGACGCACAATTCAAGTGTCACCACTTGTCATTCTCTTAcgtttatttctatttttgtatactttaacttccaaaaataagaataattcattaaataacATGAAAATACACAAATTGCTTGTGAGCCTATGTACATCTTTTGAGTTCATctgaaaaattcataaaatagtAATGAAAACTtcttagtaaaaaaaaattatttatgaagCTTTAGTTAATAATAGGGAAGGATGCGATGTTGAAGCTGTAGAAAATTCTTTTGGATAATGGGTGGAACTCAATGAGTTGGCAATATGACAGTAAAAATGTCATCGGCATACATCTGTAAGTACATGAAAAAACTGTTATAATCCATGGCATACTGCTACATTATAGGCAGCAGCCTTCACGCCACACCTGCAGAGATAGTTTGCAATGCCCAATGTTCCTTTTCTAGTAGGAACATATGTGATGGTTGACCCATTCTCTAAAGGCTCCTGCTGCAAAAGTGTTGGTCTTTCTTTCGGTTTATTTGGCAGATCAATAATATCAGATATAGTTTCTTTTCTAGTATTATGTTGACAAGTGTGAACTG
This genomic interval carries:
- the LOC18775701 gene encoding uncharacterized protein LOC18775701, translated to MYPPAATPKIPTSTTLVARHPQLLTRRLMSSNSNLDMAEADKISTSPISFSSWYSFGDPCLDLFFHVKSRDQDHIGNDDEDDDIKQERQKQTSHYNHHRLNYLKQLLPVAWSHNPLTTLKLIFNLHSGISSKGRDYPEAFHTAVFWLHQNHPKTLLCNLPAFAGWKWGFNDLLDILYGLLEQGQDPTAGERLHRDPDYKLLHDQIMDLLAERWKSDVEKFKQHKLELKSFQDWDQLDEADHLLVSGTAVVCSLPDHHTSSILLRESIARRLFPPESDQSEEWERLTDALEPFLNYYMHRASLWNHTLERSEVKKCLEEVKAAAAAGGNLGGGIIKPDALLPNEIIKYAEDEDFGEAANLQWKAMVEDMYLKQQQKKGEEGLGKFTNCLAVCNITEDTAKLQRELGVSLGLLVSELNEDPAWKGKVISFGDLPDGQPQPQPLLHSIQGDDLKSKCEFMMRTCRMKSNESVDYRKVCDLILEVVENENLKAEQMIKKVFVLTDFTGFFSCTSKTLHEANQSKLEELEASGYDARPLPHILLWNISDWKYPHSEEHHPGVTLMSGVNDNLIKSFMDNGGEIGPRQVMEAAIADKEFQTFSVVD